One region of Scophthalmus maximus strain ysfricsl-2021 chromosome 13, ASM2237912v1, whole genome shotgun sequence genomic DNA includes:
- the pde4ba gene encoding cAMP-specific 3',5'-cyclic phosphodiesterase 4B isoform X5 yields the protein MGACYFDKKERKLGKLNGWRKFKRMLNRELTHLSEMSRSGNQVSEFISNTFLDKQNDVEIPSPTSKTREKKKQQQQQKQQQLMTQISGVKKVSHGPSLSSSSISRFGVKTDKEELLSKELEDLNKWGLNIFTVSEFSNNRPLTCIMYAIFQERDLLKTFKIPVDTLVAYMMTLEDHYHSDVAYHNSLHAADVAQSTHILLSTPALDAVFTDLEILAAIFAAAIHDVDHPGVSNQFLINTNSELALMYNDESVLENHHLAVGFKLLQEDNCDIFQNLTKKQRQSLRKMIIDMVLATDMSKHMSLLADLKTMVETKKVTSSGVLLLDNYTDRIQVLRNMVHCADLSNPTKSLELYRQWTDRIMEEFFHQGDRERERGMEISPMCDKHTASVEKSQVGFIDYIVHPLWETWADLVHPDAQDILDTLEDNRNWYQSMIPQSPSPPFYDQGTHGHSGGTGGQGGGEKFQFELTLEEEDLDGIEKNGEGEEEEEDDEEELEEEEEEEEEEDSAGDSRSPPLDYSDGQENDEGGMMEPTSAIEIVTHEASPTDT from the exons ATGGGAGCCTGCTACTTTGacaagaaagagaggaaactgGGGAAGCTGAATGGTTGGAGAAAG ttCAAGAGAATGTTGAATCGGGAGTTGACGCACCTATCTGAGATGAGTCGGTCTGGAAATCAGGTTTCCGAATTCATCTCCAACACCTTCCTAG ACAAACAGAATGACGTGGAGATCCCGTCGCCCACGTCCAAGACccgggagaagaagaagcagcagcagcagcagaagcagcagcagctgatgacaCAGATCAGCGGGGTCAAGAAGGTCTCCCACGGGCCCTcgctctccagcagcagcatctctcgCTTCGGCGTCAAGACCGATaaggaggagctgctgtccaAAGAGCTGGAGGACCTGAACAAGTGGGGCCTGAACATCTTCACCGTTTCAGAGTTCTCCAACaaccgacctctgacctgcatCATGTACGCCATTTTCCAG gAGCGAGACCTGTTGAAGACATTTAAGATCCCGGTGGATACGTTAGTGGCCTACATGATGACACTGGAGGACCACTACCATTCAGATGTGGCCTACCACAACAGCCTGCATGCCGCTGACGTGGCCCAATCCACACACATCCTCCTGTCAACTCCAGCCCTGGAT GCGGTCTTCACCGATCTGGAGATCCTAGCAGCCATCTTCGCTGCGGCCATCCATGATGTTGACCACCCTGGAGTTTCAAACCAATTCCTAATCAATACCA ACTCCGAGCTGGCGTTGATGTACAACGACGAGTCAGTGCTGGAGAACCATCACTTGGCTGTGGGATTCAAGTTACTACAGGAAGACAACTGTGATATATTCCAGAACCTCACCAAGAAGCAGAGACAGTCTCTTCGCAAGATGATCATTGACATG GTTTTGGCCACTGACATGTCCAAACACATGAGTCTGCTGGCTGATCTGAAGACTATGGTGGAGACCAAGAAGGTGACGAGCTCcggagtgctgctgctggacaatTACACCGACAGGATACAG GTGCTACGCAACATGGTGCACTGCGCCGACCTGAGTAACCCCACCAAGTCCCTGGAGCTGTATCGTCAGTGGACCGATCGGATAATGGAGGAGTTCTTCCACCAgggggacagggagagggagagggggatggagatCAGCCCCATGTGCGACAAACACACAGCGTCGGTGGAAAAGAGCCAG GTGGGTTTCATTGACTACATTGTGCACCCTCTGTGGGAGACTTGGGCTGACCTGGTCCACCCAGACGCCCAGGACATTCTGGACACTctggaagacaacaggaactGGTACCAGAGCATGATCCCGCAGagtccctcccctcccttctaCGACCAGGGCACGCACGGACACAGCGGGGGCACCGGAGGGCAGGGGGGCGGGGAGAAGTTTCAGTTTGAGCTGaccttggaggaggaggacttggaTGGAATAGAGAAAAATGgcgaaggggaggaggaagaggaggatgacgaagaggaattagaagaggaggaggaggaggaggaggaggaggacagcgcGGGAGATTCCCGATCTCCTCCCCTGGACTATTCGGACGGTCAGGAGAACGACGAGGGCGGTATGATGGAGCCCACGTCAGCAATAGAAATCGTGACACATGAGGCGTCGCCCACAGACACATAG
- the pde4ba gene encoding cAMP-specific 3',5'-cyclic phosphodiesterase 4B isoform X6, with product MPEANYLLSVSWGYIKFKRMLNRELTHLSEMSRSGNQVSEFISNTFLDKQNDVEIPSPTSKTREKKKQQQQQKQQQLMTQISGVKKVSHGPSLSSSSISRFGVKTDKEELLSKELEDLNKWGLNIFTVSEFSNNRPLTCIMYAIFQERDLLKTFKIPVDTLVAYMMTLEDHYHSDVAYHNSLHAADVAQSTHILLSTPALDAVFTDLEILAAIFAAAIHDVDHPGVSNQFLINTNSELALMYNDESVLENHHLAVGFKLLQEDNCDIFQNLTKKQRQSLRKMIIDMVLATDMSKHMSLLADLKTMVETKKVTSSGVLLLDNYTDRIQVLRNMVHCADLSNPTKSLELYRQWTDRIMEEFFHQGDRERERGMEISPMCDKHTASVEKSQVGFIDYIVHPLWETWADLVHPDAQDILDTLEDNRNWYQSMIPQSPSPPFYDQGTHGHSGGTGGQGGGEKFQFELTLEEEDLDGIEKNGEGEEEEEDDEEELEEEEEEEEEEDSAGDSRSPPLDYSDGQENDEGGMMEPTSAIEIVTHEASPTDT from the exons ATGCCTGAAGCCAATTACCTGCTGTCGGTGTCTTGGGGTTACATTAAG ttCAAGAGAATGTTGAATCGGGAGTTGACGCACCTATCTGAGATGAGTCGGTCTGGAAATCAGGTTTCCGAATTCATCTCCAACACCTTCCTAG ACAAACAGAATGACGTGGAGATCCCGTCGCCCACGTCCAAGACccgggagaagaagaagcagcagcagcagcagaagcagcagcagctgatgacaCAGATCAGCGGGGTCAAGAAGGTCTCCCACGGGCCCTcgctctccagcagcagcatctctcgCTTCGGCGTCAAGACCGATaaggaggagctgctgtccaAAGAGCTGGAGGACCTGAACAAGTGGGGCCTGAACATCTTCACCGTTTCAGAGTTCTCCAACaaccgacctctgacctgcatCATGTACGCCATTTTCCAG gAGCGAGACCTGTTGAAGACATTTAAGATCCCGGTGGATACGTTAGTGGCCTACATGATGACACTGGAGGACCACTACCATTCAGATGTGGCCTACCACAACAGCCTGCATGCCGCTGACGTGGCCCAATCCACACACATCCTCCTGTCAACTCCAGCCCTGGAT GCGGTCTTCACCGATCTGGAGATCCTAGCAGCCATCTTCGCTGCGGCCATCCATGATGTTGACCACCCTGGAGTTTCAAACCAATTCCTAATCAATACCA ACTCCGAGCTGGCGTTGATGTACAACGACGAGTCAGTGCTGGAGAACCATCACTTGGCTGTGGGATTCAAGTTACTACAGGAAGACAACTGTGATATATTCCAGAACCTCACCAAGAAGCAGAGACAGTCTCTTCGCAAGATGATCATTGACATG GTTTTGGCCACTGACATGTCCAAACACATGAGTCTGCTGGCTGATCTGAAGACTATGGTGGAGACCAAGAAGGTGACGAGCTCcggagtgctgctgctggacaatTACACCGACAGGATACAG GTGCTACGCAACATGGTGCACTGCGCCGACCTGAGTAACCCCACCAAGTCCCTGGAGCTGTATCGTCAGTGGACCGATCGGATAATGGAGGAGTTCTTCCACCAgggggacagggagagggagagggggatggagatCAGCCCCATGTGCGACAAACACACAGCGTCGGTGGAAAAGAGCCAG GTGGGTTTCATTGACTACATTGTGCACCCTCTGTGGGAGACTTGGGCTGACCTGGTCCACCCAGACGCCCAGGACATTCTGGACACTctggaagacaacaggaactGGTACCAGAGCATGATCCCGCAGagtccctcccctcccttctaCGACCAGGGCACGCACGGACACAGCGGGGGCACCGGAGGGCAGGGGGGCGGGGAGAAGTTTCAGTTTGAGCTGaccttggaggaggaggacttggaTGGAATAGAGAAAAATGgcgaaggggaggaggaagaggaggatgacgaagaggaattagaagaggaggaggaggaggaggaggaggaggacagcgcGGGAGATTCCCGATCTCCTCCCCTGGACTATTCGGACGGTCAGGAGAACGACGAGGGCGGTATGATGGAGCCCACGTCAGCAATAGAAATCGTGACACATGAGGCGTCGCCCACAGACACATAG